The region CCGTCTTACAGTAATGTATGCTGGAGTGTGGTTTTTTTCACTCCCAATATTGGCGTTAGCAGTTCGAACTGGTATTCTCCGAAGAATTGCCCTAAATCTAGCGTGTAAGAGATTAATCCATAAATAcaaccaaaattaaaagaaaatacaaactttaAACCGTTTTTATTTAGGAGTTGATGAACTTCCACAAACATAATGCATATCGGTACTTTTGACTTAATTTAACATTCTCtgtaagttttgattttaacagttttgtcgttcctgagacattgcacaAGCCCTCTTGTACAtaataaaacatatatctaAATAACTGACAATTTGAATTCTTTACggtttaaaagaattaaaagaaaacttttaatttccaattgaattggTGCCCTGAAAAGTttctacaccccccccccccccccaattagaATGGGgtctcgtaaaaaaaaaaagattagtaaATTCCCTCCGATTGGGCAGTTGTAAGTGCTACTTCCCTTTTTCGACAAAATGCCGAGTTTCACAAATTCAATCTCGACGCATGCTGATAGAAGCGAAGTGAAATCCATAAATATACTTTCCAACCTTAGATGTATAGTAAAACTAAATGCTCTCCTACAAGCTCTTCTAAGCAAGGTTAGAAACTATTCTTTCCACTACGTCTGATGATATTCAGGGGTTTTATCAAGATATAAAACGTTTACTTCATTCATTTGCAAGCTCAATACCGGGCTTACGCTCTTTGTTAGTAAGACACTATTCTTTGGCGATCTGGTAATCTTTACAACGATAATCCTTGTCTTATGTAAATTAAGTACTccaaaaaagacaacaaaccaTATTGTTCAACCATTTTGATACTTCTTTACTACGAttcttaaattaaaagacaGTTGTCAGTAAAATATCATGCTAGTTCAGCTCCAAAACAAGCCTCATATactagaattttgcattttctgaCTCGTCTATCACGATCCACTACATATAGGCTACAGATTATTAGCAGTCAAGGATTTCACTCGTCCTGCCGCTTCTCTTGAAATTGGCCTAAAAACAACATTGTACAGCACACTGGGATCAAACCCTCTGCCATATGTACCTGAATTATTCCATGCCAGTTCAGAAAAGGTCTCTGAGCAACATGAGATACTTTGAAATTGGCAGGCCAGGATTTACCAGTAGGTCCAATACACCCGAGCCTAGGGGTGCAAAAAATTAGTAccgagtgattttttttcttagcaaagCTGGGCTGCTGTGGTTTATTGTTAAAGTGATAGGTGCAACCGCCTCCGCACTGCCTATTCactgaaaagtgattttaaaactaaaCAGGGATTTCGTGGCCATTTATAAACTGCCAGATGTCTCCCGAGAACGGCAGCTGAGACTACGGTATAACGCTCTCTTTTTCATTACTTTCGGCTCATCAGTTGCGTTCTTTaaagtgcttccactatcctcGAATTTTCAGGGGGTTTGCCCGAATATTTGGCAAACACGCTTGGAcctagaagcgtcaaagctttaaatccagcCCCGGAAATTAGCCTCTACGAATAGCTTTCAGCATTCAATggcaaaacatattttatcGCAACTCGGCATTAAGACTTATTTCTAGAGAATATCCAATTGAACGTGTAAAGTACAGATCCGCTCAAGCGTCTTTTGGGTAATATCcaaataattgcaaaaaaagtgttttgtcaGATTAGAGTCTCAAATTAACAGCACTGAAATTTTGttgtcaataaaaataaaatgcgcAACAAGATTTTTGGTCAACATTAATCCAAGCCTCGTTGCTGCAGATTTTTCCCAGTGCAACCTGAATCTCCAAAAATAATCAACATTGAACGAAAGACGTTGCATATATGATTAAAGAAAAGTGTTTTGATGGGAAACCAAGAATGAAACGTTTTCCAAGGGAGGGGGGAAGACCAAAGCTGACACAAACATCATTTTGCTCTATTTCATGGAAGTTTTATCTTTTCAGTGATATATTCCATGCGTTTTTGGGTCTTGTGATATAGCCCACCCCCAACTTGTTGTGCCTGGTGACCAACATACACTGCTATATCGAAGAAACAAGCAACTGAGAAtgtaatgaaattttttacaaCAACGAACCCCAAGAAAGAAGAGCAAAAACGatttaaacaaaacataattAATTTCTTCTTCAACAGACATGTTTAATGGGCTACCTTACAACACGGCTAATTTTTAAACTACCTTAAAGGACGAATCTAATCAGAAACAAAATAGATAACAATTTTACAAACGGATTAATTTTAGTATTTGGGGCCAGAAAGTGAAACAGAATAATTAGGTAGTACCGGACGCACCCCAGGCGGAGGAATTGGCAGGTGTCCAGCAAATGGCGGATTCACAGTACATACATTCATAGAGCTGGGCTGTGACACTGGCTGCATTTTGCTTGTCGATTCAATAACATCAAGCCACAGCTTAGCACGACGCGATGGCGAAACCTcactaaaagaataaataattaaattcattAGGATTTTGaacagagaaaaaatcaaaacgtCTTCAatccttttgatatttttttttcatacggCAATAAACTAGCAACGAATTGGTTagcaaaacaaataattgaaaaatccGCTTTAGGCCAATATTCATTATAGTTTAACAGTAACTGGATTACCTCTTTTGTAACTATGGCAACATATGACCGCCTGAAAGCGTGCATGAAGTTATATATTCATTAATTGAATTGCTGATACACAGAAACAACAATTGCACAAGTAAACAGTACTTCAAATATGTCTGTGAAGTAATTCAAAAGTGTACTTTCACAAACAATTCAGGATCTTATAAAACAAAAGGTTGAGTACCTCTTCTTTAGGGATACTCAACCTCAACGATCTACAAAGCTTCCCTTGCTGCATATATATCCTAGTTAATCACAAATTAAGAGACTAAAATTCAGTTACGGGTTACCTAGTTGGATGTGTgccttaattaaattaaaaagtagtTTCTTTCAAATGTAATTAAGAACCAATATCAAAAGTTAATATGTAGAGACTACATACCTTCTCTGATGGAGCTACTTTACCCTTACTCccccccctctttacactaaataatTCTTTGCAGGGAcgcataaaaaaggaatttgctTTTAAACATGGATTGAATTCTATTCACGCTGAGGCCACCTATCAAGTGTTATTTCTTCTACCATgtgtttgttctatttttcaaaaagaaaaatcgttttttttttcatgtgaagGTCTTGGTGTTATATAACCTTGCAACTAATTTATTCCTGCATATAGCTGACCCATTAAGTTCAGCTCTCCATCAGCTAGACGTACCAAAATCGACTGCCAGTCAAACCCATCAGCTAGCGACCTCAAAAAAGATAATATTGActataatttaaattgaaaatgatttttaaatcctgactaaTGAGTAGTGTAGCGGAAGTTTGGTAGGAGTCAAATAATTTGTTGGCAAATATTTATAGACCAATTTTAGGTGATATAGCCGACCAATACAGGTACTTTAGGTAAAAACAAACTTGAGTTTGATGACATACCTTATAAATAGGGATTTTCAGACCCCCTccatcaaaaaataatttttgtaaatcttTGACTACCAACCTACAGTAGATTGGCATTGTTTTAAGTGTaccagacataaaaaaaaaaaaactttttgcccCCTCATTTCATCTTAAGTTTATTGAAACTAGAAATTGCAGTTTTATAAGATTTTGTTGCtgctgtttatttaaaaattatggaGATTTTAGAGCAGTATCACAATTCCGTCACAGTTGCCAGACTAAACaatgaaaacaattaaacaaaacgGTACTTTTATGATAAAGgccctaccgctcaagttgttcattcattgacgcattataaaaactgttttttttgttagtttctttcagcttagcgtgagacaagacaaaaaaaaagtgacaaaatagatggaaaatatttaatttgggcaatatatttgcacactaagGGATTGGGGGTGGAGGTAAGTATtcggacagtgtgaagttagaaaacaatttttagtacataatatgcagaataagtttgtctaacacattaggcatgcagacccaaaatactataccccccccccccctaatgtacaaatatatagcccaaatttgtttctaaagtattatatttgtatCTTACTTGGGTATTTTTTATTAGGATTGAGTGTcagattaaaatattagaagaaCACTAGGTAGGGCGTATATCATACGAGTACCAGCAAAACTAAATAGGGACACATGACAAGGCTTTTTGTCGACAGAAATTCAAACGTTAACAATTTGATGATTTGCGAAGAGAACTAGACGTTCAACAGAAGGCTAAAACTTCTAAAGCTATTTGGTGCCATGGTATTAGCTTAGTTTTCGCTGCTTTTTCATCtgcctttctttttttccgatTGGCTCCTCCTACTAGACCCCGACGCCGCGCCCATTTACCGGCGGTGCACCGCCAATGAAAAACGCACCGGCGTACGGAAAATTTTTGGTGGCACACTAGCATGTCGCCAGTACCATCGACGCGGCGGCAGGCTCTTGGTCTGTCTAAATTTAGTTTTCCAGTGATCTGTTGATTTCAGTGTGCTAAGTAAGCTAGCGTCCAAGGTAACTTTACAAACGTGTATCGATATTGATTTCTAACCATAAAATGGGTATAAGAGCTTACAAACAGAGGAGGCAGTGGAGTATTTAAGGGAGGTGAGCCCAGAAATTTGACTAGATCTCCTTAAAGAGCTAATTCTCTTGATTTCTTGCACCATAGtttgataatttatttgaattgggtcacagcaataaaaattttaccctTTACAGATCTTATTTGGCTTTTATGCAGCTATTTAGATTATTCACTATTAAGATCTATCTCACTTCATGAGGCGTAATTTGTCATTCCCTCGGTCATTCCATCCCTGTGCTTTAGTTTCCAGTACATTtcatagaaaaattttctttttctttttttcgttttcttttttagcttaatcTCGGGATTAAGGATCACCAGTTCCCGTCTTTCAGGTAACTCAGTATGCCACGAAGCGGCAAAATACTTGTAATTTTTAGGGTTACAAAGTATCCTTTTAAACGACCAAAGTATCTCTTCATTTAAACGACCTCATACTGTCATGTTTCAACAAAAGATATGAACTGCTTGGATGTATGATAATATTGAAAAGCCACAACAGTTTTGTTAGTTTCGAACTTCGCATAATGAAAactgcggggggggggagtataaTACCTTCAatcatcatttttgctttaaaaagcAGATGGAAACTTTAGCTCAGATTCTTTGTTTGTATTCAAGTTAGGAATATTTCTGAGAGGCCGTGAGTTGAAAGTACGTTCTCGAACTCTTGCAACCAAAGGCCATATTCTGCTTATTTTATTACTCACTACTGAACGTcggtaaacaaaaaaagatgaaaaaaaaacaaaaaaaaagtcaaactaatGCAAAAGCAGTAAATTCGGTAagcaaataactttttttaggtcaaaaaaagattttacttTCTTGGTTTAAATTGGGTGGATTTGGCGAAACTACAAAAATGCAAAGTTAACAAATTTCGCATTTTCCCATGTCCGTTCCAGAAAATTCATTTGGATTTCGGAAAGAAAAGAGGAATAAGATTAAGATCTTGTACGAGATTCAAATAATtcctcagattttttttttcaaatttgcggGATgactttaacttttaattttgattcggCTTGAACTACATTTAAAACTTGACATTTCACCACGAGACTTCTTTTGCAGAATTTGTAGACTGTTCTACTGAATTTTGGATCTTCTCTACCGGATCTCAGAAATGGAATGCAAATCGGATTGAAATTTGGTATAAGTTTCTGCTGTGGCTTCGCCGAGACTGTGCCTTAACTACTCCGTTCTTTTTTCGGATTCAGTAtaatttcgttgttttttttttgtccaaactTAACAGGATCTCAAAAATTATTGCCCTTGATCCTACAGAATTTTGAGTGTTGCTTGTATCGAATTTTCCTCGAATTTACATGTGTCATTATGTAGTACGCATCCTCAGAGTTCTAAAGGGCTTGAACAGACTCGTCTGTTCATTCACATTGGAAAGAGACGTCACTCGGGGTGCTTTGAACAGATTTGGAACTCCTTCCTAATAAGAAAACTTGGCGTCAGCCAGTGAAGTTTCGTAGGAGAAAAACCTTCGGCGCACCACCGttttctctaaaaaaacagCTATTAGCTACCAAAAAGAAAACCAACACACAACCAGGGTTTATctactactaccaaaaactacATAACTCCATGTAGAGGTCTTTTCCATTAAGAATTGATTGTTTCTATATTATTCCGAGCTAGTTCtgacaatcagatttcattttttatagtcCTCGGGACTTTCCACAGAGGGACAATGATAGTAGCAAATCCAAAAGATTAAATATGTATAAATTAAACTTACTCTTCACTTGAACTAGCTActcttcttcctctttttttattccttgaTCTACGGTTTCGAGTCACCGTCGATCTGTGGGCCACACCTCCTAATGAACTGTACAAAGGAGATCCCCGTCCTTCTTGTGCTTCAAAAAGAAGACCAGGAGCATCTTTTTCAACCTTGGAAGAAAGTTCTTCTGTAACTGGAACAGGTGACCATGGTCGACTCTGTCTTCCTGGACTTCCGTTTAAACTTCTAGGGACGGGACGAGGTAGCCACCCAGGTGGCGGTGATGGGACAAATGGTAAATACTTTCGGCGAGCCAAGTCAGGAGAATTAGAGCGAGTTCTAGATCTAGACAACTTTTCTATTCTAACAGGCACTGCTTCGGGTCCAGGAGACCAACGCCGTAACAGTACATGGCGAAGATCTTCTTGGACAGGGAGAGAGCGCGCGGGAGAGTGATCTGCATCCGAAATTGGCGAGTAATCACGATTCTCAAGAGATTTGAGCCGCCATCTAAGATCACAGTCAGTAATCTGCCTAGGTTCAGCCATTCTTAAAGGAGAAGAGCGGTCTCTTCCTAGACGTGGAAACAGAGGAGATTGGCTTCGCATTCTAGACTTTACTGTTAATTCTAATTCATCTTCATGAACTATCTTAACAGGAGTTACTGATCTGCTCCTCATTTGAAATACGGCATTCGAAGGTGACTGATTCCAGACTTTTCTTAACGGGCTCCTTAAGTAATCTGCACCAATAGAAGGAGGACTAAAAGCTCTAACGTTTGTACGACTTTCAGAGCGCCTAGAATTTCTTCTGGGGGATCGATGACCTCTATGCGGACGACTTCTTGATCGTAAACGGCGCCTTTCTGCCGATTCATTACGCCTCTTTCTTCTACTTTCATCGTATTCATCCAGTGACCCTAGCCAATTTGGAGAATGTTGTCGAATATCGGTTGAGCCTCTTCTCAAAGTTTCTAATGATGtacttcttcttgtttttttgtagttggtATTTTGCACGCCCAATCCAGAAGACACTGAATCGATATCATCTGTCATTAGGTTTATATGcctttcattaaattttctaTCGAACAATCTTTCTGGGCTTCGACTGCGTTTACCATTGCTAGGACTCCTTATGGGAGAATGTGCTACTCTCTTATTTATAGACTCTCTAATTATAGAACCTTCTATCGAACGATAACGGAAGTCCTTTCGAGAGCCCCTAACTAAATCGGTATTGCAACTAGGAGATCGGTGCCTTCTGCTTTTAGATTTTTCCAACCTTACACTACGACAGTCAGCATCTTCTTGAGAAGACATTCTATTACTCgaccttcttcttcttcttcttcctggaGATGGCGATCGATTTTTTGGAGTAATTCGAACCCGACTACTTCTAGACGACGAGGGTTCTTCTCTTGCCTTCTTTTCTAGCTTCGGTTCAGGTCTGATTTCAGAACTTTGCTCCAGAGGAATTTCAACGCCACTCATTAAACATTCCCATGTCTGAAGTAATTCAGCCGCTTTATCACTTGTAACCACACGATTACCTACAGATGtcattccctttttgttttcatCAAACCTAAAAAGAATCAACATTATAATTAAGTTCAAACCTTCTCTCCAGCGAAGAGAAGAAAAACACCTACCATCATAACCATAAACACCTCTGAAACTGCACTAACCTCAAACATATAATTTAATCATAACATGGATGCCATGTATTATCAAGATAAACTATGAAAGGCCACAAAGGCACTAATTCATTTTATTACAAAACATCCTACATTGACAAGACCACTTATAAACGGGCTTAGAAACACGAATCAgtgctttaaaaagaaattattttcgaTAAAGATCCTTGGCTTCtagtttggtttagttcaaccattaaacattaataaaacTTTACATATACTAGGATATTTATAAATACATTCTGATATTGTTTAACACGAGTTATATCTTACTGTGGATTTTGGATTCCTCTAGAAAAGGTAATGGTATCAAAAATAAGACTTAAAGTCAAAAATGTGATTTACAGCCAACTTTAAAACCACGAGTAAATATCAACAAAACTAACATTGACGTAGATAATCAGATATCATCCCTACAGTCTAGCCAAGGTAGAGCCAACATAGAGCCTTCtcccatacaaaaaaaaataaattaaacaaaaaagttttactaGCAGAAGGAAAGAACGACTTCcaaacatttgtttttatttacttatatttcTCATTGCTGAAATTTTTGACACAGGAGTCTGATTTTAACAAGCACGTCACCAGACAAATCCATCACAGAGTATTTTtccatactaaaaaaaaaaaaggttcaacTAGCAGAAGGAGCTcacgttttttttatattttcattgctgTTGtctttgaaggttttttttagcttctttttttctttttctttttgtacttTGTCATTGTGCACTTACTTTATTCGACGTGTTATCAAATTCATTATTATACAGGTTTATATaagatgaattaaaaaacatattatgcACAAAATTAGTGGAATAACTACTGATACGATAAAAGATgttatctaataattttttttgacgtCGGAGCCTGATTTGAATTACAGGCACAACACCAGACCCATTGACTGTCAGCCAAAAGGGAAGGAGGATCTGTCAGGACTGTCGTCCGTAGAATAAAATCATCGATATCTTTTTCGCTTTTGTTCTTAGATcaatgaaatataaattttgcaacgacttttttttttgaaacccGTAATTTTACGAGAAAAAGACTAGAATCAGCAAAACACTAAGACAAGTAAGTCACTCCTTCGAGATAATAGACCCGCACAACCACctttcagaggcaacgctatagcgccACCTATAGTAAAGTAAACGGTAAGGGCACTTAAGAATAACAAGACTGTAAGAAATTAGGTACAGAAAAACCACTTAGACTGCCTAAAACAGAATCGATAAATGAGCAACTCTAAATTTTTCACGAGAAAGTAGAAATATTACtcgttttgttaaaataaaaatatcaacttatcaaaaaaattttacttgtcaaaatttattaccaaaagaaaaattgcatACTTTTATATAAAGGAGAAAGTAAAGCGGAAAAGTGGGCGATCTTGATAAGAATTACAcgaacaaattcaaaataaaggaGAACTCTAGAATTCcgtttcgttgtttttttttttttttatcttgataaGAATTACAcgaacaaattcaaaatacagGAGAACTCTAGaattcaattttgtttgttttgtttttttttaagacccgAAGAGAACAGAAAGAAATATGACAAATTCATCAATTGATACCATATATAGGATTAAAAGACAATTGGCCAAAAAACTATCCTAATCTCAAAATAGAATGTTTTTGTCATCTTAAATAGGTCTTGTACAAAGAATTCAGGTTTAACAGAAGTTTAGCATAGCTTCTTACTGTTTGACTGCTAGTTTGGCTGCTAGTTGACTCAACGACGGTTGACTGCTACTCTCTTCTCTTGAGTCAATTTGAGACCGATTGCTCACATTTGAGGCTGCTTCCACTGCTTTGCTAAGCATAGTCCAATCAATTGGAAGACTTTCCTTTCCATGATTTTTAGGAGATTCGGCGTCATCGTACTTACCAAGACTACAAAGAGAGGGAAAGAAAAAAGCTACATTGACAACAGTACATACCTTTTAAACAGTCAAAGATCATGAAGATTTATACTTCTAGACTGCCACAAGaatttttcatcatttaccCTATTTCTAtgactagaaatatttttgcagggTCGGTACTTTTGTACAATTATCTAAAAGAATCTCGACTTTAGCATGGTAGCACTCATTCACTCTGTCCGTCTTTcaagtttttatcattttcacaaATCTAACTTATAgtccgcaaaaaaaaaatccgagaaTTGTGGCTGTTCGAGAGactttgtttttgcaatttttatgaAATCATTCTTTCCTATTCTGAGGTAACGTCTTCTCCTGGTGCTCttaacaaaattgaaatttaaaatcagattttAGTATTTCCACATGTCAAGTACGCAGGAAGGAGGGGTTAAAGCACAGTAAGTAATTAACAAAGCATTGGGATCAATGACTAGCTATTATATTGCACCTTAATAAACTTCAAGTAGAGCCCAAGTTAAACTTTAACGCCAAGAGCGGAGGATAGAGGGGACAGCACCAAACTCGTATTTACTGAAAGTGTTATTGTTTACTTTAAGAAGAAAcagctgaatttttttgtgGATTTCTGTCTGCTTTTAACTAATACATTTTAGACGGTACAATAATTTGtttgagaaaaaacacacaatctACTGAAGATGTGTCACTGGAGACCTTACGTCTTTTATTACGCCATTCGATACAGCAaccatatttttatatctatgtttttttgGACTTGGAAACATTTTGGGTGACATAAAACCAATACAATCTATTGGCAGTACCTTCTCTATTACTGCTTAAAGAGCTCTTAAACTCAATTGTTTGAATGAGCCATGTTTCATATTTTCTACCATTGTTGGTTCAATACGACCATCCCTGAacaataagcaaaaaaaaaagaaaaaaaaaggaaatcgaTAGTGTTGAAGAGATGTGCATTgccgaaaaaataatttttgggtaaTAAATTACTAATTTTCCAAAGGGACACTGGTTCTTCGATCAAACGTTAATCCACGGCAGGCTATCTATCCCGCTTTTGGTGGAGGTAAGCAAATGGATATATTATTTCATTCTAGACTAATCTTCTTGCAACAGCAGGAGAGCTATCATTCCCTCACCACCCATTCTTGACCCTTAGTTTAGACCTATTCctttacaaaaaacaaaaaaaacaaaacaaaaaaaaacttgaaagacGGACAGAGTGAATGAGTGCTACCACGCAAAACTGTAATTTTTCAAAGAGACACTGGTACTTCGAAAGTGTAACCTAAAATGACCTTCATAGCTGAGCTTGGTAGATGACCGGGAAAACTGACGAAAAAGATATTGGAATAAAAAAGCGCTCATAAATTGCAATAGGTAAGTTaaatatacgtaaaaaaaaggatatgaGATATATTTATgctgttttattataaataccatttaaaactagtgctaactagacctacgttgcccgggcaacgtgaagtgttgcggcaacctttgtcccgcttcgccgactaaagtgttgcgagagcaacactttggttttgtttcttcgccatcgatcagtaatcacatgatcaaaggctattcctcagcgttgaaaaaacctgtATTATAAAGGTATCCGTAACTTtttaggattaaaataccataggtgacactaattattacgaaactacctcattgttttacgttatcgtttgtacccgttgcgtaaacacttaattctgtcagatttaaagagatcaaatacaatgtgcaccaatttgcacaaatttctagcccgaagtgaacagattcttacttacaagttccTCTCaagtgatagacatcaagttcaccggaaacaaataaatgggtacaccaactagcaaaagttgcaaacccatcatcgctgaagataattgtagcccaacagccgattattacttacaagtcccctacatgtcttaccactggaaccaaattggtataaccatcaaatacataggaaacaaataataggtacaccaactagcaaaagtggtaaacccctcattgccgaagatgattatgagctaacagccgtttctcgcccaaagtgaaccgattcttacttacaagtccctctcccgtgataggtaTCAAGTGATAGGAAAcgaataaatgggtacaccagctaacatagttgcaaacccctcatcactgaagttgactgtagcctaacagcatattattacttacaagtcccctgcatgtcttaccactggaaccaaattgattttaccatcaaatacactggaaacaaataatagatacaccaactagcaaaagttgctagcccctcattgccgaaggtgattattacctaacagccgactgttgcatagtcctctatatgtctcacaatttgtatcggcctagatttcgtttcagtgtgtaccttactactgaagttgtcaaccctttgaaactttcaaactggtatacctcatgaaggaatttttgtaccaaaaaatggatgtcatatactttgatcagctcatcaagagctatcgatttccgtcgaaaaaaaaattatatctgtcttagttcaaaagttgattttttttttgccctaggccaactttctaacgtcaccacttagaaaggagcaaaggataagctccaatttctttagcaatgagagaacttttaaagtttataaggcacatctgataccatttctttaccgcaatcccaagtccgaaaaaccgaattataaactcagctgaaatcacgaacagaaatgggtagaaacaacagatggcagcacttttggacccgtgggaaaatgccacattttcgcttctgtaaatttttctatttatcactcaaagaagatatattggctgtggggccgggtaactgccgcatatatttaacacttatagattttagtccatcttcaatttgaaagtggtgcctgcctacTTGCCTGCTAGAAAGGAGCTTTCTACTCGggagcagaaacatggtttgatgaaacgaaagcttggctgcagaacttcagatactcctctctgacataggctatataactccacttcacttcgcacaccataggctctgcctcgtggacaagcaaaaaccatcctttttggccccaggcaagagttctgcggagctttccaaaatgtaatgtcatattcatcaatccggccagaggtccacactttccgtaaaaaccgcacaggttatacccttaccagtttccaggaataaggtgagatcggcggcatagaaaaaaaaaactggacaaaaccagtgttgctctcgcaacacaattccAATTTAAACAGAAAATACTAAAGAATAGAATatggaaaatgaaatttcggTTTTATTGATAAGAATTTTCTGCGCGTCCCCGCATTGTCGAGCATTATTGCATAT is a window of Artemia franciscana chromosome 7, ASM3288406v1, whole genome shotgun sequence DNA encoding:
- the LOC136029253 gene encoding serine/arginine repetitive matrix protein 5-like isoform X1, whose amino-acid sequence is MGDYYRSRHPYQQKPTLGGSSSSANILNPWPRHINWPQVQKSGNVSKSASSFSSFNSSALVYRETEVNPEVSQYSTANNRHKNKNEQKYLNMATAASSPGLFLPVPPAPLLKYPHMEKQGTSLQSQYGTLLPLPDEQSYDVHENKEPMYSNIRHNEQIQSTSNYQLPKRARVISKGRQGMQKYPSNTGENWDRWDSSGQRNHSKKLFTNNSDGRFFDRKTNATFGQDAGFHEDQFSDQQGHNFYRSDNYSYTERESDQYKIVPLDLNDQDTDYYTDNANCPDIEEQYYDSIDNNFPGYEDMAGENNAVYPGEKISVGANLGLMKQRPKYPTSDNRLEAMEPPVNSYPNEYVSMQGRDVPNEIMFQGRVDRPYEKASNEMKRKAPMLKSGQFHPSEGKQRLENTLVLHSERNFGPDLKIHAVLESVEPTKNTFSLMGTGLLFKPATERVALLPTPVARKTLLDHPHPGVSTKGQYTASRHNPSPSVGFSSLGKYDDAESPKNHGKESLPIDWTMLSKAVEAASNVSNRSQIDSREESSSQPSLSQLAAKLAVKQFDENKKGMTSVGNRVVTSDKAAELLQTWECLMSGVEIPLEQSSEIRPEPKLEKKAREEPSSSRSSRVRITPKNRSPSPGRRRRRRSSNRMSSQEDADCRSVRLEKSKSRRHRSPSCNTDLVRGSRKDFRYRSIEGSIIRESINKRVAHSPIRSPSNGKRSRSPERLFDRKFNERHINLMTDDIDSVSSGLGVQNTNYKKTRRSTSLETLRRGSTDIRQHSPNWLGSLDEYDESRRKRRNESAERRRLRSRSRPHRGHRSPRRNSRRSESRTNVRAFSPPSIGADYLRSPLRKVWNQSPSNAVFQMRSRSVTPVKIVHEDELELTVKSRMRSQSPLFPRLGRDRSSPLRMAEPRQITDCDLRWRLKSLENRDYSPISDADHSPARSLPVQEDLRHVLLRRWSPGPEAVPVRIEKLSRSRTRSNSPDLARRKYLPFVPSPPPGWLPRPVPRSLNGSPGRQSRPWSPVPVTEELSSKVEKDAPGLLFEAQEGRGSPLYSSLGGVAHRSTVTRNRRSRNKKRGRRVASSSEDEVSPSRRAKLWLDVIESTSKMQPVSQPSSMNVCTVNPPFAGHLPIPPPGVRPVLPNYSVSLSGPKY
- the LOC136029253 gene encoding serine/arginine repetitive matrix protein 5-like isoform X2, which codes for MGDYYRSRHPYQQKPTLGGSSSSANILNPWPRHINWPQVQKSGNVSKSASSFSSFNSSALVYRETEVNPEVSQYSTANNRHKNKNEQKYLNMATAASSPGLFLPVPPAPLLKYPHMEKQGTSLQSQYGTLLPLPDEQSYDVHENKEPMYSNIRHNEQIQSTSNYQLPKRARVISKGRQGMQKYPSNTGENWDRWDSSGQRNHSKKLFTNNSDGRFFDRKTNATFGQDAGFHEDQFSDQQGHNFYRSDNYSYTERESDQYKIVPLDLNDQDTDYYTDNANCPDIEEQYYDSIDNNFPGYEDMAGENNAVYPGEKISVGANLGLMKQRPKYPTSDNRLEAMEPPVNSYPNEYVSMQGRDVPNEIMFQGRVDRPYEKASNEMKRKAPMLKSGQFHPSEGKQRLENTLVLHSERNFGPDLKIHAVLESVEPTKNTFSLMGTGLLFKPATERVALLPTPVARKTLLDHPHPGGQYTASRHNPSPSVGFSSLGKYDDAESPKNHGKESLPIDWTMLSKAVEAASNVSNRSQIDSREESSSQPSLSQLAAKLAVKQFDENKKGMTSVGNRVVTSDKAAELLQTWECLMSGVEIPLEQSSEIRPEPKLEKKAREEPSSSRSSRVRITPKNRSPSPGRRRRRRSSNRMSSQEDADCRSVRLEKSKSRRHRSPSCNTDLVRGSRKDFRYRSIEGSIIRESINKRVAHSPIRSPSNGKRSRSPERLFDRKFNERHINLMTDDIDSVSSGLGVQNTNYKKTRRSTSLETLRRGSTDIRQHSPNWLGSLDEYDESRRKRRNESAERRRLRSRSRPHRGHRSPRRNSRRSESRTNVRAFSPPSIGADYLRSPLRKVWNQSPSNAVFQMRSRSVTPVKIVHEDELELTVKSRMRSQSPLFPRLGRDRSSPLRMAEPRQITDCDLRWRLKSLENRDYSPISDADHSPARSLPVQEDLRHVLLRRWSPGPEAVPVRIEKLSRSRTRSNSPDLARRKYLPFVPSPPPGWLPRPVPRSLNGSPGRQSRPWSPVPVTEELSSKVEKDAPGLLFEAQEGRGSPLYSSLGGVAHRSTVTRNRRSRNKKRGRRVASSSEDEVSPSRRAKLWLDVIESTSKMQPVSQPSSMNVCTVNPPFAGHLPIPPPGVRPVLPNYSVSLSGPKY